From one Zhongshania sp. R06B22 genomic stretch:
- a CDS encoding class I SAM-dependent DNA methyltransferase yields MSETILYTDLAACYDLMCADIDYQAQSDTAHRLQQIFGNQGLRHLDLACGTGPHISHLIDRGYASMGIDLNQPMLDIAQRHCPKAQFSQQDMCDFTVSAPVDLITCFLYSIHYSATVERLKDCIKRSHTALEAKGVFCFNSVDKTKIDNSSSTSHTAKQGGSDFIFSSKWFYCGEGEEQSLKLSIQKTTANNTQSWQDEHPMVAVSFEELRALLSPYFDVHIFEHDYEKLVPWNRSSGNALFVCVKL; encoded by the coding sequence ATGTCCGAGACTATCCTCTATACCGATTTGGCAGCCTGCTACGATCTGATGTGCGCCGACATTGACTACCAAGCCCAGAGTGATACAGCGCATAGACTGCAGCAAATCTTCGGTAATCAGGGTCTTAGGCACTTGGATTTAGCATGCGGTACCGGCCCGCATATAAGCCATCTTATCGACCGTGGTTACGCTAGCATGGGCATAGATCTCAATCAGCCGATGTTAGATATTGCCCAGCGGCACTGCCCCAAAGCGCAATTTAGCCAGCAAGATATGTGCGATTTTACGGTGTCAGCCCCCGTTGATTTGATCACCTGCTTTCTCTACTCCATCCACTACAGCGCTACGGTCGAAAGACTTAAAGACTGTATTAAACGCAGCCATACAGCCCTAGAGGCTAAGGGAGTGTTTTGTTTTAATAGCGTAGACAAAACCAAAATCGACAACAGCTCGTCTACCAGCCACACGGCGAAACAAGGGGGCAGCGACTTTATTTTTAGCTCGAAATGGTTTTACTGTGGTGAGGGTGAAGAACAAAGCCTAAAGCTCAGTATTCAAAAAACCACAGCAAATAACACCCAATCCTGGCAGGATGAACACCCAATGGTGGCAGTCAGTTTTGAGGAGTTGCGGGCGCTGCTATCACCGTATTTTGACGTCCATATTTTTGAACATGACTACGAAAAGCTCGTCCCTTGGAATCGCAGTTCAGGAAACGCCCTCTTCGTATGCGTAAAATTATAG
- a CDS encoding TetR family transcriptional regulator, translating to MSTSKPKQSRKGNREKLMNAALALQAQDQSGLSGISLRRITKACNLSPPAFYSHFASMEELGLALVNDVGITLRELLKGVRDADTEESVIAASVQAAFGYIRGNESLFILIARERAGSSALIRAAIRTQVKMIVAEMAGDFQERELFSRFNIVEKEAAVAAVVSLGLGLIPDLLDVSRDSPAEGDALLSQFVYQVQFILS from the coding sequence ATGAGCACAAGTAAGCCAAAGCAAAGTCGAAAGGGAAATCGAGAAAAATTAATGAATGCCGCGCTAGCGCTGCAGGCACAAGACCAGAGCGGCTTATCTGGTATTAGCCTGCGTCGTATTACTAAAGCCTGCAATCTAAGCCCGCCCGCGTTCTATAGCCATTTTGCCTCTATGGAAGAGCTAGGTCTGGCGCTAGTTAACGATGTCGGCATTACATTGAGAGAATTATTGAAAGGGGTGAGGGATGCGGATACCGAGGAGTCTGTTATTGCCGCGTCGGTACAGGCAGCATTTGGCTATATCCGTGGCAATGAATCTTTATTCATTCTTATCGCTCGCGAGAGAGCAGGAAGCTCTGCATTAATTCGAGCCGCAATTCGCACTCAGGTGAAAATGATTGTTGCTGAAATGGCAGGGGATTTTCAAGAGCGAGAACTCTTTAGCCGCTTTAATATAGTAGAAAAGGAAGCGGCCGTAGCCGCAGTCGTGTCGCTGGGATTGGGCTTAATACCTGATTTGCTTGACGTATCTCGTGACTCGCCCGCTGAAGGCGATGCACTGCTGTCACAATTTGTATATCAGGTGCAGTTTATTTTGTCCTGA